In Miniphocaeibacter halophilus, the following proteins share a genomic window:
- a CDS encoding HAMP domain-containing sensor histidine kinase — MKLNRKTFVYSIVLSLIIIILFLGYMLLMLPSLYVEHTNRKNERDILDVHFNYVEDKKYIDELGNNPINSISLFLKESSYKFEFNNFFFEGDISIQDEKTKKEIDDFRNKLDSKNFEFEEIKKNTKEFKIPKKVVDEINKSLEEYAYVNLKTSEFARNYFNNIKSYNEVENLGENTFLLINKSDIDKNAYTNYMIITSGDEGVYLSFFSLLTPLITDIQSAIYTSIPMIVLVILLLAFFISRYFSKKIVNPILKISKHIEERKNWDIKPLEIKTNDEIEQLSERLNELHQQLRENYEKLKDENKRREVFMRASSHQLKTPVTSALLLTNGMIDSIGKYEDRDKYLVEVKKQLMEINNIISEILDLNHINENLEFNNISLNSLINTILDKYSILIEEKNLNIEPLNSDKVIFTDYEIIYKILDNLIGNAIKFSPNNSSIKFIIKDYRLKIINTNTFIPKELEGIIFEPFVSSNIREKGHGLGLYLALYYAELLGFDLIVKNIDEGVLAEVDFSGKYIKSSL, encoded by the coding sequence ATGAAATTAAATAGAAAGACCTTCGTATATAGTATTGTTCTTTCCCTTATAATAATAATTTTATTTTTAGGATATATGCTTTTAATGTTGCCATCATTGTATGTTGAGCATACTAATAGAAAAAATGAAAGGGATATTTTAGATGTTCATTTCAACTATGTAGAAGATAAAAAATATATAGATGAGTTAGGAAATAATCCTATTAATTCCATAAGTTTATTTTTAAAAGAAAGCAGCTATAAATTTGAATTTAATAATTTCTTCTTTGAAGGAGATATTAGTATTCAAGATGAAAAAACAAAAAAAGAAATTGATGATTTTAGAAATAAGCTGGATTCAAAGAATTTTGAATTTGAAGAAATTAAGAAGAATACTAAAGAATTCAAAATTCCTAAAAAAGTAGTAGATGAAATAAATAAAAGTTTAGAGGAATATGCTTATGTAAATTTAAAAACTTCAGAATTTGCAAGGAACTATTTTAATAATATCAAAAGCTATAATGAAGTTGAAAATTTAGGAGAAAATACATTTTTATTAATTAATAAATCCGATATAGATAAAAATGCCTATACAAATTATATGATTATTACAAGTGGAGATGAAGGCGTGTATTTATCATTTTTCTCTTTACTAACTCCCTTAATTACCGATATTCAATCAGCGATTTATACCAGTATTCCCATGATAGTCCTTGTAATATTACTTTTAGCTTTTTTTATTTCAAGATACTTTTCAAAAAAAATAGTAAATCCCATTTTGAAAATCTCAAAACATATAGAAGAACGTAAAAATTGGGATATTAAACCACTGGAAATAAAAACCAATGATGAAATTGAACAATTATCAGAAAGACTTAATGAACTTCATCAACAATTAAGAGAAAATTATGAAAAGCTAAAGGATGAAAATAAGCGAAGAGAGGTTTTTATGAGAGCTTCTTCCCATCAATTAAAAACTCCGGTAACTTCTGCCTTATTATTAACTAATGGAATGATAGATAGTATTGGAAAATATGAAGATAGGGACAAATATTTAGTTGAAGTAAAAAAACAATTGATGGAAATAAATAATATTATTTCAGAAATTTTGGATTTAAATCATATTAATGAAAATTTAGAATTTAATAATATTTCTTTAAATTCACTTATAAATACTATTTTAGATAAATATTCTATTCTTATAGAAGAAAAAAATTTAAATATAGAGCCATTAAATTCGGATAAAGTTATATTTACAGACTATGAAATAATCTATAAAATTTTAGACAATTTAATTGGAAATGCTATTAAGTTTTCACCAAATAATTCTAGTATTAAATTTATAATAAAAGATTATAGGCTTAAAATCATAAATACAAACACCTTTATTCCGAAAGAATTGGAAGGTATTATATTTGAACCTTTTGTAAGTTCAAATATCAGGGAAAAAGGTCATGGTCTAGGACTTTATTTAGCCCTATATTATGCTGAATTACTAGGATTTGATTTAATTGTAAAAAATATAGATGAAGGGGTACTTGCAGAAGTTGATTTTTCCGGTAAGTATATTAAATCCTCACTATAA
- a CDS encoding cell wall-binding repeat-containing protein yields the protein MKNKKGRKILSLIFILAILINSSGVAKADNSLPKEPTEITITPSNFVPRIGQEVTFQIDNFGFENIKTGIGMDYRIQVNSFENGKYNAQQLKKIEVPEITVEKYKDNNWINKGVKLSGRMMLNNSFVGIGVEDKIYKPNEEQNFIIKRENIQKELEKEKSNWNKINFFNIYFELLNDKGKPDYGEYINRLSHKGTVNFTYNILDELMVNPYITLQGKAEWYTNDLQLNGGVERHQKDYPINFLYLESSDISLTVLEPKESYEPGEKIKLKVEIKNTSKNLPNTRLVSGLDFGEKEIIKNPTMTVGKPDIIFELPEKLGNKSVLSKMINPNESLEFITEITLPLDFTDCLNSTGDKIILTPYLYTSNIYKDDDGQKSYMHYEEREYNKALELSIKKEVDAPKPTEPNKPARPVEIIKEITLVGGRDTLTERVKSQLMDFVQYRLSGKDRYETSVEVSREYDSSNIVLLASGEKYTDELTATVLANKLDAPIMLTRKDSIPAEVKAEINRLGATKVIIIGGNSSVSKKVEEELSSYTLKRIGGSDRYDTAILVGNQVRNLTDSKSEAILVDGTNFPDAIAMTSMAVEQDMPILLTKPSQLPENIEKAIKDWELTEVTIGGGSNSVSNKVEKEVKELTEVNRVAGSDRYETSVLIAEQVYGKTQHIVIASGEVFSDAIVGAPYAAKNGYPILLSRSNNLPEVVMNYILGNR from the coding sequence ATGAAAAATAAAAAGGGAAGAAAAATACTATCATTAATATTTATTTTAGCAATATTAATTAATAGTAGTGGTGTTGCCAAGGCAGATAATAGTTTACCAAAAGAACCAACAGAAATTACTATAACACCATCTAATTTTGTACCAAGGATAGGGCAGGAAGTAACTTTTCAAATAGATAATTTTGGATTTGAAAATATAAAAACAGGTATAGGCATGGATTACCGCATACAAGTAAATAGTTTTGAAAATGGAAAATATAATGCTCAGCAATTGAAAAAAATTGAAGTTCCTGAGATAACTGTGGAAAAATATAAGGATAATAATTGGATAAACAAAGGTGTGAAGCTATCAGGAAGAATGATGTTAAATAATTCTTTTGTAGGTATAGGTGTAGAAGATAAAATATATAAACCTAATGAAGAACAAAATTTCATTATTAAAAGAGAAAATATTCAAAAAGAATTAGAAAAAGAAAAAAGCAACTGGAATAAAATTAATTTTTTTAATATTTATTTTGAATTATTAAATGATAAAGGAAAACCAGATTATGGTGAGTATATAAATAGATTATCTCATAAAGGAACAGTAAATTTTACTTATAATATTTTGGATGAATTAATGGTAAATCCATATATAACATTACAAGGCAAAGCGGAATGGTACACAAATGATTTACAATTAAATGGAGGAGTTGAAAGACATCAAAAGGATTATCCAATTAATTTTTTATATTTGGAATCATCAGATATTTCTTTAACAGTATTGGAGCCAAAAGAAAGTTATGAACCTGGAGAAAAAATCAAGTTAAAAGTGGAAATTAAAAATACCAGTAAAAATCTACCTAATACAAGGTTAGTTTCCGGATTGGATTTTGGTGAAAAGGAAATTATAAAAAATCCGACGATGACAGTTGGTAAACCTGATATAATATTTGAATTACCGGAAAAATTGGGAAATAAGAGTGTTTTATCAAAAATGATAAATCCTAATGAGAGTTTAGAATTTATAACAGAAATTACCTTACCTTTAGATTTTACAGATTGTTTAAATTCTACTGGAGACAAAATAATACTAACACCATATTTATATACTTCTAATATTTACAAAGATGACGATGGACAAAAGTCATATATGCATTATGAAGAAAGAGAATATAATAAGGCGTTAGAACTTTCAATAAAAAAAGAAGTAGATGCACCAAAACCAACAGAACCAAATAAACCAGCAAGGCCTGTAGAAATAATTAAGGAAATAACCTTAGTAGGTGGTAGAGATACTTTAACTGAAAGAGTAAAAAGTCAATTAATGGACTTTGTACAATATAGATTGTCTGGAAAGGATCGTTATGAAACATCTGTAGAGGTATCAAGAGAATATGATAGCTCTAATATAGTATTACTAGCAAGTGGAGAAAAATATACAGATGAATTAACAGCAACAGTACTTGCAAATAAACTAGATGCACCAATAATGCTAACAAGAAAAGATTCTATTCCGGCAGAAGTAAAAGCTGAAATAAATAGACTTGGAGCAACTAAAGTAATAATAATAGGTGGAAACTCTTCTGTATCTAAGAAAGTAGAGGAAGAATTATCTAGCTATACTTTAAAGAGAATTGGTGGTTCTGATAGATATGACACAGCTATACTTGTAGGAAATCAAGTTAGAAACTTAACTGATAGTAAGTCAGAAGCAATATTAGTAGATGGAACAAATTTCCCAGATGCTATAGCAATGACATCTATGGCAGTTGAACAAGATATGCCAATATTGTTAACAAAACCAAGTCAATTACCGGAAAATATAGAAAAAGCAATAAAAGATTGGGAATTAACCGAAGTAACAATTGGTGGAGGAAGTAATTCAGTATCAAATAAGGTAGAAAAAGAAGTTAAGGAATTAACCGAAGTAAATAGAGTAGCAGGTTCTGACAGGTATGAAACATCAGTATTAATAGCAGAACAAGTATATGGAAAAACACAGCACATAGTAATAGCAAGTGGAGAAGTATTCTCAGATGCTATAGTTGGTGCACCATATGCAGCGAAAAATGGTTATCCAATATTATTATCTAGAAGTAACAATTTGCCGGAAGTTGTTATGAATTATATACTTGGTAACAGATAA
- a CDS encoding ABC transporter permease → MEKGLSINLIKYELRNSISNFMQLFFGIVFPIFMGYLIYIGGIKDMPKEIHSTFGTILYTGMPLIICNAIILIGYGANFSLELSEKTILRLKLFGFSEKTIILGKLISQFIILILGFFIYSIAMFMLIEIKTPTISGAIIYFISVYLLAIIIFLLSHGIANIFQKFGPTFAVSMTVFFLTQTLAGLMGLQPNIFPRFLQNIAHSIPYYYIAQDFHKVWLGESYNFVPFIQSMIFFAALSTTVLLISFYLRRRRK, encoded by the coding sequence ATGGAAAAGGGCTTATCGATTAATTTAATAAAATATGAATTAAGAAACTCCATTAGTAATTTTATGCAATTGTTCTTTGGTATAGTATTTCCAATTTTTATGGGATATTTAATCTATATAGGTGGAATTAAGGATATGCCGAAAGAAATACATTCAACCTTTGGTACTATCTTGTATACAGGTATGCCATTAATTATTTGTAATGCAATAATTCTTATTGGTTATGGGGCAAACTTTAGTTTGGAATTATCTGAAAAAACAATCTTAAGGTTAAAGTTATTTGGTTTTTCTGAAAAAACCATTATATTAGGAAAATTAATATCACAATTTATTATTTTAATATTAGGATTTTTTATTTATTCCATAGCCATGTTTATGTTAATTGAAATTAAAACTCCAACAATTAGCGGGGCAATAATCTATTTTATTTCAGTATATTTATTAGCAATTATTATTTTTTTACTTAGTCATGGCATTGCAAATATATTTCAAAAATTTGGACCAACTTTTGCAGTTAGTATGACGGTTTTTTTCTTAACTCAAACTCTAGCCGGTCTTATGGGATTGCAACCAAACATTTTTCCTAGGTTTTTACAAAATATAGCCCATTCAATTCCCTATTACTACATAGCACAGGATTTTCATAAAGTTTGGCTAGGAGAAAGCTACAATTTTGTACCATTTATTCAATCTATGATATTTTTTGCAGCACTATCTACAACAGTATTATTAATAAGTTTTTATTTAAGAAGAAGGAGAAAATAA
- a CDS encoding SH3 domain-containing protein, with protein sequence MEKNNKKIILGIVLIAVIIIGAIIFVFAQKHIKISKLEKTAEKYIEIGDYENAITTYNKLILKKDDVEYIEKLDLAKKLKKSDESFQEGEKQYKNSNYSKAILSYSEVIEKDKDNYKAAKDRIKSIKEIYISEIDSTIEDLDFEKAESKLAEYKDVLDEETIVSYKEKIAKNKEEEEKEQQEQKEKEELALAKAELEELMKEAARISKQNLAANPDYRSVYYVTSNKANIRSGPSINSSIITYVSQGSSVYIYDIVEDIGRTWCRAIITSSVTGNSYDGWISSRNLDYSL encoded by the coding sequence ATGGAAAAAAATAATAAAAAAATAATATTAGGCATTGTTCTAATAGCTGTTATTATTATTGGTGCTATTATATTTGTTTTTGCTCAAAAACATATTAAAATTAGCAAATTGGAAAAGACAGCTGAAAAGTACATAGAGATAGGTGATTATGAGAATGCTATTACTACTTATAATAAACTTATACTTAAAAAAGATGATGTTGAATATATTGAAAAATTGGATTTAGCTAAAAAATTAAAAAAATCTGATGAAAGCTTTCAAGAGGGGGAAAAACAATATAAAAACAGTAATTACAGCAAGGCAATTCTATCTTATTCTGAAGTTATAGAAAAAGATAAGGACAATTACAAGGCTGCAAAAGACAGAATTAAAAGTATTAAGGAAATATATATATCTGAAATAGACTCTACTATAGAAGATTTGGATTTTGAAAAGGCTGAAAGTAAATTAGCAGAATATAAAGATGTTTTAGATGAAGAAACAATAGTATCTTATAAAGAAAAAATAGCTAAAAATAAAGAAGAGGAAGAAAAAGAACAGCAAGAGCAAAAAGAAAAGGAAGAATTAGCCTTAGCAAAGGCTGAATTAGAGGAATTAATGAAGGAAGCAGCTAGGATAAGCAAACAAAATCTAGCAGCAAACCCGGACTATAGGAGCGTATATTATGTTACTAGCAACAAAGCCAATATTCGTTCAGGTCCAAGTATAAATTCGTCTATTATAACCTATGTTTCCCAAGGCTCTTCTGTATATATTTATGATATAGTTGAAGACATTGGAAGAACTTGGTGTAGGGCTATTATAACCAGTTCAGTTACAGGAAATTCCTATGACGGTTGGATTTCAAGTAGGAATTTAGATTATTCATTATAA
- a CDS encoding aldehyde dehydrogenase family protein: MSLSEIVKSQRDFYNSGNLLSVNKRIDFLKELRDKIKNSKGEILGAIKEDLGKHNYESFLTEYQVVIGELEYLINNLHKLITIKNTGTSLNILPGRGIVLKKPFGQVLVQSPWNYPFQLAIIPTIGAIAAGNTVILKTSRKVPQTNNIIKEITKVLPNEVLYFADDYSHNEILDERYDFYFFTGSRKVGGIIYKKAAENLAPVVLELGGKSPCIVDETAKIKDAVKKIAWGKFLNAGQTCVAPDYVFIHKKKREEFIDFFKKEINLNYNNRENLTKIITEEKVEQLSSLIKGRNDIYGGEFNIEDRAFMPTILTNASFDDEIMRDEIFGPILPIIEYENLSDIIEKVKTKPSPLALYIFSNKNENVKKIVNYLNFGGGCINDVIVHVSEIKLPFGGVGGSGLGNYHGKYSVDTFTHETGVVVSKSGLSNFLRYPPYTEKKFKIIKKVLG; the protein is encoded by the coding sequence ATGAGTTTATCAGAAATAGTAAAATCACAAAGAGATTTCTACAACTCCGGAAATTTATTAAGTGTTAATAAAAGAATAGATTTTTTAAAAGAGTTAAGAGATAAAATAAAAAATTCTAAAGGTGAAATTTTAGGTGCAATAAAAGAGGATTTAGGTAAACATAATTATGAGAGTTTTTTAACAGAATATCAAGTTGTTATTGGTGAACTAGAATATTTAATAAATAATTTACATAAATTAATTACTATAAAAAACACAGGAACTTCTTTAAATATTTTACCGGGTAGGGGAATAGTATTAAAAAAGCCTTTTGGACAAGTTTTAGTACAATCACCATGGAATTATCCTTTTCAACTTGCAATAATTCCTACAATAGGTGCTATAGCTGCAGGAAATACAGTTATATTAAAAACTTCTAGAAAAGTTCCTCAAACTAACAACATTATTAAAGAAATTACCAAGGTACTTCCAAATGAGGTGCTATATTTTGCTGATGATTATTCTCATAATGAAATTCTAGATGAAAGGTATGATTTTTATTTTTTTACCGGTAGCAGAAAAGTAGGGGGAATTATATATAAAAAGGCAGCAGAAAATTTAGCTCCGGTTGTTTTAGAACTAGGAGGGAAAAGTCCATGTATAGTTGATGAAACGGCTAAAATAAAAGATGCTGTTAAAAAAATTGCATGGGGTAAGTTTTTAAATGCAGGTCAAACCTGTGTAGCACCGGACTATGTTTTTATACACAAGAAAAAAAGGGAAGAGTTTATTGATTTTTTCAAAAAAGAAATTAATTTAAATTATAATAACAGGGAGAATTTAACGAAAATAATTACAGAGGAAAAAGTAGAACAATTATCTTCATTAATTAAAGGAAGAAATGATATTTATGGTGGAGAATTTAATATTGAGGACAGAGCCTTCATGCCAACTATTTTAACTAATGCAAGTTTTGATGATGAAATTATGAGAGATGAAATATTTGGTCCTATTTTACCGATTATTGAATATGAAAATCTTAGTGATATAATTGAAAAGGTTAAAACTAAACCAAGTCCTCTAGCTTTATATATTTTTAGTAATAAGAATGAAAATGTAAAAAAAATAGTAAATTATTTAAACTTTGGTGGTGGTTGTATAAATGATGTTATAGTACATGTGTCTGAAATTAAACTGCCTTTTGGTGGAGTTGGAGGAAGTGGACTAGGTAATTATCATGGAAAATACAGTGTTGATACTTTTACCCATGAAACGGGAGTCGTTGTATCTAAAAGTGGATTATCAAATTTTTTAAGATATCCACCTTATACAGAAAAAAAGTTTAAAATTATTAAAAAGGTTTTAGGTTAA
- a CDS encoding ATP-binding cassette domain-containing protein — protein MIKIKNMSVTYKNKTVLSIDEEIVINKRERIGIIGSNGAGKTTLVNAILGLAPFKGIIDTDISHSQMAVHLQFNNYVNTMKIKYIIEMICNTKLSKNKKLLELIDFFEFKESLNKRFQNLSGGQKQRLTLILVMYQDVPLVFFDEVTTGLDFVTRERLVEKIERWYRHKDTTICMVSHYYDELENLVDKLLILDEGKVVAFDYTEKLFKKYCGNNLIILENNEENRKIINNFTKILSPEHSIAISTNNKEEEKEVIDLLINQNIDFKRTSKDIELLSINAKEDFKKRSLQ, from the coding sequence ATGATAAAAATAAAAAATATGTCTGTAACTTATAAAAATAAGACAGTGCTTTCTATAGATGAGGAAATAGTAATTAACAAGCGAGAAAGAATTGGAATTATAGGTTCAAATGGAGCCGGCAAAACTACATTAGTAAATGCGATTTTAGGCCTAGCACCCTTTAAAGGTATTATTGACACAGATATTTCCCATAGTCAAATGGCGGTTCATCTTCAATTTAACAACTATGTAAATACTATGAAAATAAAATATATTATAGAGATGATTTGTAATACAAAATTAAGTAAAAATAAAAAGCTGTTGGAATTAATTGATTTTTTTGAATTCAAAGAAAGTTTAAATAAGAGATTTCAAAATCTTTCAGGAGGACAAAAACAAAGGCTAACCTTGATTTTGGTTATGTATCAGGATGTGCCCTTAGTGTTTTTTGATGAGGTTACAACAGGACTTGATTTTGTAACAAGGGAAAGATTAGTGGAGAAAATAGAGCGATGGTATAGGCATAAGGACACTACCATTTGTATGGTTTCCCATTATTATGATGAACTGGAAAACCTGGTAGACAAGCTTTTAATATTAGATGAGGGTAAAGTTGTAGCCTTTGATTATACTGAAAAATTATTTAAAAAATACTGTGGTAATAATTTAATTATCTTGGAAAACAATGAGGAAAATAGGAAAATTATAAATAATTTTACCAAAATTCTTTCGCCGGAACATTCCATAGCTATTAGCACCAATAACAAAGAAGAAGAAAAGGAAGTAATAGATTTATTAATTAACCAAAACATCGATTTTAAAAGAACAAGTAAAGACATTGAACTTTTATCGATTAATGCAAAAGAGGATTTTAAGAAAAGGAGTTTACAGTAA
- a CDS encoding response regulator transcription factor produces the protein MKAKILFMEDELNIREVLSEYMNMAGMEVVAVENGEEAIKKLNTGIFDIAILDIMVPKISGLEVLTYIKEKNIEIGIIMLTALGDEKTQLEAFNNYADDYIVKPISPILLLKRIETLLRRLNYSKVKEEYTKGLYINKDKYQAYYNQKSLELTLTEFLLLDCLREYPERVFSREQLIYRIFNEDYIGNDRIIDSHIKNLRKKLPKNYIKTVIGIGYSFREEVDEIK, from the coding sequence ATGAAAGCAAAGATTTTGTTTATGGAAGATGAATTAAATATTAGGGAAGTTTTATCTGAATATATGAATATGGCAGGAATGGAAGTTGTTGCAGTAGAAAATGGAGAAGAAGCTATTAAAAAATTAAATACAGGTATATTTGATATTGCTATTTTAGATATTATGGTTCCTAAAATTTCAGGTCTTGAGGTTTTAACTTATATTAAAGAAAAAAATATTGAAATAGGAATAATTATGTTAACGGCCTTAGGTGACGAAAAAACTCAATTAGAAGCCTTTAATAATTATGCCGATGACTACATAGTAAAGCCTATTTCTCCAATTCTACTTCTTAAAAGAATAGAAACACTTCTAAGAAGACTGAATTATAGCAAGGTAAAGGAAGAATATACAAAGGGTCTTTATATTAACAAGGACAAATACCAAGCCTACTATAACCAAAAATCCTTGGAACTTACTTTAACGGAGTTTTTACTTTTAGATTGTCTAAGGGAATATCCGGAAAGGGTATTTTCAAGAGAACAGTTAATTTATAGGATTTTTAATGAAGATTATATAGGAAACGATAGAATAATAGATAGCCATATAAAAAATTTAAGAAAGAAATTACCTAAAAATTACATAAAAACCGTTATTGGTATTGGATATTCCTTTAGGGAGGAAGTAGATGAAATTAAATAG
- a CDS encoding EFR1 family ferrodoxin (N-terminal region resembles flavodoxins. C-terminal ferrodoxin region binds two 4Fe-4S clusters.), with amino-acid sequence MNKNIREIYFSPSGRTRKLSQIFVGNFKGDIKTFDFLLKEEVKEQNLGKEELLVVTMPVYAGRIPEICISKLKKFKGNDTPAIALVAYGNREYDDALLELTDILKEQGFKILGAAAFITRHSIFPEVANNRPDEKDEIKLKDFANKCKNKLESLEFNELKIKGNRPYKDENKKALMPTGDDLCINCGNCVKICPVEAISIENPKETNESKCINCTACIYNCPTGSRNYHMEQYNMAYEKFKTDNAERKEPEIFI; translated from the coding sequence ATGAATAAAAATATAAGAGAAATATACTTTAGTCCAAGTGGGAGGACAAGGAAATTATCCCAAATATTTGTAGGTAATTTTAAAGGAGATATTAAAACATTTGATTTTTTATTAAAGGAAGAAGTTAAGGAGCAAAATCTTGGAAAAGAGGAACTATTGGTTGTAACAATGCCTGTTTATGCCGGTAGAATTCCTGAAATATGCATAAGTAAATTAAAAAAATTCAAAGGAAATGATACACCTGCTATTGCTCTTGTCGCTTATGGAAATAGGGAATATGATGACGCATTACTGGAACTAACAGATATTTTAAAAGAACAAGGGTTTAAAATTCTAGGAGCAGCAGCCTTTATTACAAGACATTCAATCTTTCCGGAAGTAGCAAACAATAGACCGGATGAAAAAGATGAAATTAAATTAAAGGACTTTGCTAATAAATGTAAAAATAAATTAGAGAGTTTGGAATTTAATGAACTTAAAATAAAAGGAAATAGACCATATAAAGATGAAAACAAAAAAGCCTTAATGCCAACTGGAGATGACCTATGTATAAACTGTGGAAACTGTGTAAAGATTTGTCCAGTAGAAGCTATTTCAATAGAAAACCCTAAAGAAACTAATGAAAGCAAATGTATTAATTGTACTGCTTGTATTTATAATTGTCCAACGGGTTCAAGAAACTATCATATGGAACAATATAATATGGCCTATGAAAAATTTAAAACAGATAATGCAGAAAGAAAAGAACCGGAAATATTTATTTAA